One Sanguibacter keddieii DSM 10542 genomic window carries:
- a CDS encoding LpqN/LpqT family lipoprotein: MRTPLLVRSTALLAVAGLGLAGCSGGETEKVTSEVTSTASAEPTTDPTDDTTDEPTSEPSEEPTDDSTATDDADDTSGSTSVDGTQVVDLTGTGTELTLEIPEGWQPSDAAADVPSIVLVAVDPEPYEAFASNVVVTVEPLPSGLTAEDVFATHDAAGLGYESEIPEGTDGTTDGYPSHVVSGLLEGPSGEQLAQSSTVVIVEGDDGTGVVLALALTTHADDTEGRDALSAILEGATID; this comes from the coding sequence ATGCGCACCCCCCTGCTCGTCCGGTCGACCGCACTGCTCGCCGTGGCAGGACTGGGGCTGGCCGGGTGCTCGGGCGGCGAGACCGAGAAGGTCACCTCCGAGGTCACGAGCACCGCGAGCGCCGAGCCGACGACGGACCCCACCGACGACACGACCGACGAGCCGACCAGCGAGCCTTCTGAGGAGCCCACCGACGACTCGACCGCCACCGACGACGCGGACGACACGTCCGGCAGCACCTCGGTCGACGGCACCCAGGTCGTCGACCTCACGGGCACCGGCACCGAGCTCACCCTCGAGATCCCCGAGGGCTGGCAGCCGTCGGACGCCGCCGCGGACGTCCCGTCGATCGTGCTCGTCGCGGTGGACCCCGAGCCCTACGAGGCCTTCGCGTCGAACGTCGTGGTCACCGTCGAGCCGCTGCCCTCGGGGCTCACGGCAGAGGACGTCTTCGCGACCCACGACGCGGCGGGACTGGGCTACGAGTCGGAGATCCCCGAGGGGACCGACGGCACGACGGACGGGTACCCGTCCCACGTGGTCTCCGGGCTGCTCGAGGGCCCGTCCGGGGAGCAGCTCGCCCAGAGCTCGACGGTCGTGATCGTCGAGGGCGACGACGGCACAGGTGTCGTCCTGGCGCTCGCGCTCACCACGCACGCCGACGACACCGAGGGCCGTGACGCGCTGAGCGCGATCCTCGAGGGCGCGACGATCGACTGA